GAGATACGCCTACGCCTGCGACAAGCAGTTCGTCGTTCTCAACAATCAGCTCAAGCAACTCGAAGAAATCGTCAACCCTTATATCACCGACCACATTCTCAGACTCTTTCTCAAAAACTTCTCCGATCCTACGAAAATGCAGATCATGGTGGCCGTTTCTCAGGAACCCAGGTACGTTGACGAGCTGGCCAAACTTTTAGGGCTTTCCAAAGCGACCATCTCTTACCACCTCTCTTCGCTTGGAGAACTGGCGCTGGTCACCGGTAGAAAGGATCGCAGGAGGATATATTTCTCGCTCAACCGCAAACGGATCGAAAGCATTATCAAGAGGCTGGAAGTCTTTTACGAAGAGAGTGATGACTCTTGGAAATGATAGCGGGATACTTCGAGATCTACGATCTCACGATGGCCATACACTTCTCTCTCAACACCGGCCCGGTCGAAAAAGTCCTCAAAACACTCGGTGTCGATTACGAACCTACCAAAGAGTTGATCGACTTCCGGGATACGCTTCTGCAGGACAGCGAATGGACGACGAGGATGTACACCACATTCATGGACGAACTGGGCGTCATGGCTCCGATACTCTTTCCAATAAAGCAGAAGATGCTAGACGGGATGGTAGTAACGATAGAGGAGAGCCTAAATATCTCCGACGAGGGCCTCCAGATGATCAGAGACAGATTCATACAGGTTTTAGCCGACCGGCGGCTTAGGGTTTCGTACGAAACTCTCCTCAAGATGCTTCTCGAGCAGCCCTCAGAGGTGGCCCGGGCCATAGATACTATAGAGGGAATCAGCGCCGACACTATATGGTTCATAAACCAGTTATTATTCTTCCCCAAAACCGCGATGGACTTTCTGGTGGCCAACACTCTAAAGATACTTAAGCTATACGAAAAGAGCGGCTTGCGCGAACTCAATCTCAAAACCATAAGAAACTATTTCGAAAACCAGTCCTCTCAGAAGATAAAGGACGCCTTTTTAAACTATCTCGATTATTACGATATAGCTCCCGACGAGAGTAAACCGCTTTATATAGCGCTTCAGAACTCGGTGTCCCGTACCAATTCTGGCCTGATGACCTATCCTACCTTCCATCTCTTGATAATGGGGTTAGAAGAGGTGACACAGGACTTCTCCGGAAGGATTCCCAAAGAAGTGCGTCTTCAAAGCCTGTTGAAGGTACTCTCCGACGAAACGCGTTTCAGGATACTCAAGAGACTCAATTTTCAGCCTGTACCTCAGAAGCGTCTCGTAGAGTTCACTGGCCTTGCCAAATCGACCATCTCTTACCATATGGGCCTGCTTTTCAAGTCTTCGCTCATAGACATAGATCCCTTCAGCAATATAGTCTCTGTAAGGAAGGAGACTTTGAGAAAGGCGGCGGCCGATATCAGAAACCTTCTGGCGATAAAGGAGAAAAAGCAATGATCAAAGCTGTGATTTTCGACATGGACGGAGTGATGATAGATTCGGAAAGACTTTACAGGGAGGCCTGTACGGAAATAGTAAGCCGTTACGGCGGGACGGTAACGCCGGAACTCTTCGATAAACAGATGGGACTGAAAATGGAAGAGACGCAAAGAGTGGTCGTGGAAATAGCCAGACTTCCCCTAACACCCCAGGAGTTTGGAAGGATGTATATCGAGCGCTTCCTGGAGATCGCCAGAGAAAGGCTCGGTCCAAATCCCGGCCTTGTAGAGCTTCTGGAGTTTCTTTCTCCCCGTGTAAAGCTGGGCATTGCCTCTTCGACCGAGAAGAGCGTGATCATGGAGATCGTTGAACAGATAGGCGTTGGCCGGTACTTCCAGACGATAGTTGGGGGAGATGAAATCTCCAGATCCAAGCCAGATCCGGCGATTTACCTTCATGCTGCCAGTCTGCTGGGTTGCGATCCGGAAGAGTGTATAGTGATCGAAGATTCCCCGAACGGTATAAAGAGCGGCACGGCAGCCGGCATGGAGGTTTTTGCAGTTCTGCACGATGAGAACAGACACCTGGATCTCTCGGGTGCCGGCAAGGTATTCGAAAACTTGGTCGAAGTTGGAGAGTATCTGCGGCGAAGAGACGGACTGTCGAGTCGCAGATGCTAAACCTTCACCCTGTACCAGTACTGATAAGCCTCTTCGAAACCTAGCGACGAGTATAGCTTTATAGCTACGTCGTTCACTATATCCACCTGAAGATAGGCGATCCGGGCTCCTTCTCTCCCGGCGAGCGCCAACAATTTTTCGGTAAGTTCTTTGCCGTAACCCATTCTCCTGTACCCCTGACCGATCGTTATGCCGAAAAGACCGAAGTATTCGTCCTCCCTGACTGCCATGGCGCAGCCTACTGTCTCCTCGCTCTTCTTCAAGATTACGTAAAAAGCCTCTGGGACTATCGAATCGAGTATCCTCCCCAACCAGTATTCGTTTTCCGCGGCTTTTTTGCTCAACCTTGTGAAGGAACCCAGCCACTCTCTGGACGGAGTAGTGAAGATGTCGAGATCGGAGAGATCCCGTTTCGCTCCGGAGAGCTCCTTGGTCATGACTATCGCACGGTCTCTCTCGACGTACCCCTTGCCCTCCAGTGCCCTGTCCAGCTCGGACGGAAGAGATATGGACGTCATCTTGAAGATCGTTTGGAGTCCCCTGCTCGAGCAGAATAGTTCCGCGTCGTTTATCTTTCGCATCAGGTACTCTCTCGATTCATAAAGAGGGAGTATGGAATTGGCCCTGTTGGTGTAACCTCCTGCACACCTCATCACCCAGCCGTCGTAGAATCTTACATACACACCCGGCCAGGCGTTCATAGATATCTCTTCGAGCTTGCGTATATCCGTCATCAAAGCCTCCATATCGTTCGCATCTTTGCAATATTATAGCCTTTCTTCGGCCTCTTTCTCTCGTCCCTCACTTTCTCCAATCGATGATAAAATAACTGCGTGACAAAGGGGGGTATGAAAGGTGGAAGAAAAGCGTCTAGACCAGAACCTGTACTCGACATATCTCTCGAGAATCAACTCAGTCCTCGACTACATAGAGCAGCATCTGGCCGAAACTTTGACACTCGAAGAACTTTCCGATGTAGCCAATTTTTCGAGATTCCACTTTCACAGGATCTTTTTCGTATTCATGGGAGAAACGCTTTCGCATTTCATCTGGCGTCTCCGTCTGGAGAAAGCCGCCGTTCTTCTGGTTAACGACTCGAAAAAAACCGTCTCGGAAATCGCCCTGGACTGTGGATTTTCAAGCCCCTCCTCATTCAGCCGGAGCTTCAAGAAGTATTTCGAACTCACTCCTCTTGAATGGAGGAAGGAAAAACTCGCACAGAGCAATCTCGATCAAGAGGAAGGCAACTTCGATCATACACAGAGCAACGAGAGAAAGGCATCTTTTCCCGCTCCTATCTACAATCGTAGTGTGGAAATCATGATGAGGAGGATGAATATGGAAAAGATGGGCAAAAGCGTCACCATCAAGCAGTTACCGGAAACTGACGTGGCTTATGTGCGTTACATCGGACCTTACGCGGGCGACGAGAAGCTCTTCAAAACTCTTTTCAACAAGCTTTGTGCCTGGGCAGGGCCAAGGGGACTTCTCCAGAGACCCGATGCGCAGTACCTGATTATCTACCACGACAACCCCGATGTCACCGAAGAAGATAAGTTGAGGTTGAGCGTCTGCGTGACGGTACCGAAAAATACACGTGTCGAAGGCGAGATCGGAAAGATGACCATCATGGCGGGAGAGTACGCAGTGGCACGTTTCGAACTGGATTCCAGCGAGTACGGAAAGGCCTGGGACTGGCTTTACGGACAATGGTTGCCGCAGAGCGGGTACCTCCCCGACGACAGGCTGCCCTTCGAACTGTACCCGACGGACGTAAAAAGTGAGTGCGAAGAAAAGAAAGTGGTGGACATCTATCTGCCGGTCAAGAAGATTTGAAATGTGGCGGGGAGTTTAGCTCCCCGCTTTTATTTAGGTTCTCCGACCACGTTGCGCACGAACCAGTCCATCGAGAGAAGCTCCTCATCCGAAGGTCTTTCTCCAGCCGCGTATCTCATATTGCCGCTTTGATCGTAAAGGGGTCCTTCGAAGGGGTGAAGATCGCTGGAGATTATCTTCTCCCTTTCGGCTACGACTATATCGGCTATTGTCTGGGGTACAAGCGAACTCATCGATATGTCCACGATCTTGTCTTTTATTCCGCCCCAATACTGGTAGCTCTTCCATTTCTTATCCATAACCTCCCTCACGACCCTCTCGTAAAAGACACCCCAGTTCCACACCGGAGAGGCTAGAAAGGTCTTAGGCGAGAACGCGCTCATGTCGGTGTTATAACCTATCGCATAGATTCCCCTGTTTCCAGCCGCCTGAACGGCCGCCGGGGAGTCCTGACTCTGGGCTATGATGTCGGCGCCGATGTCCATGAGTGCGATCGCCGCTTCTTCCTCTTCGGAAGGATCGAACCACGTCTCGGTCCAGATAACGTGAATACGGGCGTCGGGATTGACCTTCTCCACCCCTATTGCGAAGGCGTTTATTCCCCTTATCACCTCGGGTATCTTGAAAGTTGCCACATAGCCTATTATGTTACTCTTTGTGAGACTGCCGGCTATCAGACCGGTAAGGTAACCCGGTTCGTATATCCTGCCAAAATAAGTTCCGAGGTTCTCAGAGGTTTTGTAGCCGGAGCAATGCATGAAAATGGTTTTTGGATAATTCGCCGCGATCTCCACTACATCGTCCATGAACCCGAAGCTCGTACTGAAGACGATGTCGAAGTCGTGCTCGGCGAAACTTCTCATGATTTCAAGGTCCTGCTCGCCTTCGACCACGTTTTCTGCATATTCGGTCTCGATCTCATGACCAAAAACCTTTTCCAGATAGAGTCGCCCTTCGTCGTGCTTTTGAGACCAGCCACCGTCGTCGGTGGGCCCCACATACACAAAACCGACCCGAAGAGGCATCGCCTGGATCGATAACGCTAACAACACAAACATCACAAACACCAATCTTACTTTCAAGTTGATACCCCCTTTTATCCTCTGCCTTTTGAAACAAACCTTATTGCCCGCAACTTCCAACTCTGCTTGTTAACGCCTGGAATTATAACAAAGATTGGCCATAGCGGGATATCTTTTTAAACACCCTCTATGACTGAAAGCGCGCGGTGGAAGCCGCTCTTGGGAAGAAAGAAATGATCCGTTCCCCATTGTCCGGCCAACGTTTGCTGAAAGAGAAAATAGTATTAAAAGAACGCTTCCGACGCTGCGCAGAAAGAACCGTCCACCGTCCTTCGAAAGAGCGGGATTTTGATCTTCTTACCTCTGACCTCATTCCTCTTACCTCTGTTTAGAAACGAACGAGAAGAACAGGAGAGCGAGATCCCGTATAGGAGTCCTGAATTTGATCCCTGAATAAGATCATTTCAGGGCAGGCTCTTCAGGACAGGCTCCACGGGATGACAATCCCTTGCCGTCATGCCGGACTTGATCCGGCATCCCCGCTCCTTCGAAAGAGCAAGAGCGAGATCCCGTATAAGAGCATTACGGGATGACAGGATTGGTGCACTACGGGATGACAGCCCCTCAGGTCATCCTGACGTGCTCCCAGTCAGGATCTCGCCCTTTCCTCCCTTCCCGTCATGCCGGACCTGATCCGGCATCTCCGTGCGCCCGGCATGGTACACAACTATAGGGTGAAAGACCCGAATGTGGGGAGTCAAAGAAGCATTAGCCAGAGGCAAGGGTGTCACTGGTAACGGTGAATCTGAAGGAAGCCCGAGGCAAAGTCCGGAACTGAACGAAAGTGAACCAGAGATGGCCGTTACAGAGGGTAACCCTGCGGGATAAGGGAAAGCCCTGACTCCAGCTGTAAAGGTTCGGATGGCAGGATTCGGATGAAAGTGGTGTATCTTACCCGGGGAAGTCCTCATGAGTCCGAAAGGGGTAACCGTTAGCAAGGAGGAGATCCAAGTTAAGGGAAAGCTCAGGAGGATGGCAGATGAACCCGTAGTAGTGAAGAACCTCTCCGAAAGGAGAAGGGACCTTGGCTATAAGCCAAGGGGGTGATGAGGAGGTCGAAAGGCACCATCACTTGCGAAGGGGAGAAGGATCGAAGAAATGTGATCGGAAGACAGTGAAGAGATTCAGATTGGACAGTTAAAGACAAGGTACACATTCCCGAAAGGGTAGAGAAGCCAGTCGTTAGTTGTCGCAACGAAATCTGGAACTATAGCTGTTGGAAGAGAACATGCAGGAGAAAGAGATGAAGTATTACAGTCTAATCGACAAAGTCTATTCGGAGAAGAACCTATTGAAAGCCTATCACAGGGTAAACTCCAACAGAGGAGCTCCTGGGATAGACGGAGTAACCGTAAAATCATTCGGGGAGAAACTCCTCGAAGAAATCGAGAGATTATCCGAAGAAGTCAAGAGCGGTGAGTACATGCCCATGCCACTCAGGAGGGTAGAAATCCCAAAAGCAGATGGTAAAACAAGGCAATTGGGAATACCTGCTGTGAGAGACAGGGTGGTACAACAATCTCTCAAGGAGGTACTGGAACCTATATTCGAGGAAAGATTCCATCCCTCCAGTTACGGTTACAGAAAGGGAAGAAATGCCTGGCAGGCGGTGGAGAAGGCGAAAGCTTTCGCATCCAAATACGGTCTGTGCAATGTAGTGGAACTTGACCTGAGCAAATGTTTCGACACTCTGGATCATGAGAAGATAATAGACTCCGTAGCAGAGAGAGTGAGTGATGGAAAGATACTCAAACTCATACGCGCAATGCTGAAGAGCGGAGTAATGGAAGATGGAGTCTGGAAGGCAACAGAAACTGGCAGTCCACAGGGTGGTGTAATAAGTCCCCTGCTGGCGAACATCTACCTGGACGAGTTCGACCAGAAGATGAAAGCCAGAGGAATAAGGATAGTCAGATATGCAGACGACATATTAATCTTCTCGAAAACCCAGGAAGAAGCCCGAGAGTTTCTGGCAATCGCGATCAACATACTGGAGATTGACATGAAGCTCAAGGTCAACAGAAACAAGACGAGAATCACAACACTGGAGGAGGGCTTTCACTTTCTTGGCTTCGAAATAAAAGGCGAGAGAGTTGGGATAGAGAAATCCAGATTGAAAAGGTTCAAGGGAAAGGTCAAGGGACTTACAAGAAGGAACCAGAGCACACCGGTAAAGGAAATAGTGAAAGAGCTAAATCCACTGTTGAGAGGATTTGCCAGCTATTTCAGGATAGTAGACTTACAATCTACCTTGAGAGGGCTTTTGAGCTGGATAAGGAGAAGGCTTAGAGCCATCATACTACACCAGTGGAAGAGCACAAAGAAACTGAACAGAGTCCTCAGAAGGGCTGGATGGGAAGAGAAAGTCAATTTGAGAATGAACAAATGGCGCTCTTCTCACACAAAAGCAGTCAATTACGCCATTCCCAACAGGTTCTTTGAAGAGATGAACTTATTCGATATGACATCGTACTATCATCCCCTGTCGAAGTATCCGATACTCGATCCATGAGCCGTGTACGAGGCCCGTACGCACGGTTCTGTGAGAGGACGAGGGGCTCCGCCCCTCTCCTACTCGATGTGCGCCCGGCATGGTACACAACTATAGGGTGAAAGACCCGAATGTGGGGAGTCAAAGAAGCATTAGCCAGAGGCAAGGGTGTCACTGGTAACGGTGAATCTGAAGGAAGCCCGAGGCAAAGTCCGGAACTGAACGAAAGTGAACCAGAGATGGCCGTTACAGAGGGTAACCCTGCGGGATAAGGGAAAGCCCTGACTCCAGCTGTAAAGGTTCGGATGGCAGGATTCGGATGAAAGTGGTGTATCTTACCCGGGGAAGTCCTCATGAGTCCGAAAGGGGTAACCGTTAGCAAGGAGGAGATCCAAGTTAAGGGAAAGCTCAGGAGGATGGCAGATGAACCCGTAGTAGTGAAGAACCTCTCCGAAAGGAGAAGGGACCTTGGCTATAAGCCAAGGGGGTGATGAGGAGGTCGAAAGGCACCATCACTTGCGAAGGGGAGAAGGATCGAAGAAATGTGATCGGAAGACAGTGAAGAGATTCAGATTGGACAGTTAAAGACAAGGTACACATTCCCGAAAGGGTAGAGAAGCCAGTCGTTAGTTGTCGCAACGAAATCTGGAACTATAGCTGTTGGAAGAGAACATGCAGGAGAAAGAGATGAAGTATTACAGTCTAATCGACAAAGTCTATTCGGAGAAGAACCTATTAAAAGCCTATCACAGGGTAAACTCCAACAGAGGAGCTCCTGGGATAGACGGAGTAACCGTAAAATCATTCGGGGAGAAACTCCTCGAAGAAATCGAGAGATTATCCGAAGAAGTCAAGAGCGGTGAGTACATGCCCATGCCACTCAGGAGGGTAGAAATCCCAAAAGGAAATGGTGAAACAAGGCAATTGGGAATACCTGCTGTGAGAGACAGGGTGGTACAACAATCTCTCAAGGAGGTACTGGAACCTATATTCGAGGAAAGATTCCATCCCTCCAGTTACGGTTACAGAAAGGGAAGAAATGCTTGGCAGGCGGTGGAGAAGGCGAAAGCTTTCGCATCCAAATACGGTCTGTGCAATGTAGTGGAACTTGACCTGAGCAAATGTTTCGACACTCTGGATCATGAGAAGATAATAGACTCCGTAGCAGAGAGAGTGAGTGATGGAAAGATACTCAAACTCATACGCGCAATGCTGAAGAGCGGAGTAATGGAAGATGGAGTCTGGAAGGCAACAGAAACTGGCAGTCCACAGGGTGGTGTAATAAGTCCCCTGCTGGCGAACATCTACCTGGATGAGTTCGACCAGAAGATGAAAGCCAGAGGAATAAGGATAGTCAGATATGCAGACGACATATTAATCTTCTCGAAAACCCAGGAAGAAGCCCGAGAGTTTCTGGCAATCGCGATCAACATACTGGAGATTGACATGAAGCTCAAGGTCAACAGAAACAAGACGAGAATCACAACACTGGAGGAGGGCTTTCACTTTCTTGGCTTCGAAATTGTCAACATCAATCGGAAATGTGAAAAAACATCGATCGGAAATGTGGAAAAACATCAACGATTTTTGTGAAATCAATGACCAGGCGAACTAATCAATTGTGTACCAATAAGACCGGTTTTCTGTTTCTCTCTAAGCCTGTAACTCTTTCCTCGTATGTTGACAATGGTACAGTGATGCAATAGTCTGTCAAGAACGGCTGTTGCGAGTATCTCGTCTTCAAAGATTCTGTTCCATTCTGCAAAGCCTCTGTTTGAAGTAAGAATTATGCTTCCCTTTTCGTATTTCTCACTCACCAGTTCAAAGAAGAGCTTTGCACCTTCATTTTCAAGTGGGAGATACCCCAACTCGTCTACAATGAGTAGCTCAATCGATTTGAAGTAACCTATCGTCTTTTCAAACCGTCTTTCAGAAAAGGCCTTCTTCAGTTTGTCCACAAGCGATATTGCATTCACAAAGTAAACTTTCTTCCCTTCTCTGAGCGCTTCCATTCCCAGGGCTACTGCCAGATGTGTTTTTCCAACCCCGGGAGGTCCAAGCAGAACGACATTCTCTTTTTCGTACAGGAATCTCAAGCTCTTCAGTTCCATTATCTGTTTCCTGTCTATTGAAGGCTGAAAGGAGAAGTCGAATTCTTCGAGTGTTTTGTGAAATGGAAGTCCACTGTATTTGAGAGCTGTGAGATATCTTCTTTCACTCTTCTCCTTTACTTCAGCCAGCAGTAATTCTTCCAAGAGCTCGGTTACATCTTTCTCTCCTTTGCCCCAATTGTGTAGAGAGAAATCCAGCGAGTTCATCATTCCGGTAAGCTTGAGCGATTCCATTAACTCTCTCACTCTTTCGTACGCCATTTCATGCCCCCACCAGTTTCTGGTATTCCTTCAAGGACCTTACTTCAACCTGGTCTTTGAGTGGCTGGCTGTTGATCAGATCATCTTCACAATAAATCTTCAGCATCTGACCTTCCGTTTGCAGGTTGACTTTCTTGCCGGTGTATTTCTCAGGT
This portion of the Mesotoga infera genome encodes:
- the istB gene encoding IS21-like element helper ATPase IstB, which gives rise to MAYERVRELMESLKLTGMMNSLDFSLHNWGKGEKDVTELLEELLLAEVKEKSERRYLTALKYSGLPFHKTLEEFDFSFQPSIDRKQIMELKSLRFLYEKENVVLLGPPGVGKTHLAVALGMEALREGKKVYFVNAISLVDKLKKAFSERRFEKTIGYFKSIELLIVDELGYLPLENEGAKLFFELVSEKYEKGSIILTSNRGFAEWNRIFEDEILATAVLDRLLHHCTIVNIRGKSYRLREKQKTGLIGTQLISSPGH
- the ltrA gene encoding group II intron reverse transcriptase/maturase produces the protein MKYYSLIDKVYSEKNLLKAYHRVNSNRGAPGIDGVTVKSFGEKLLEEIERLSEEVKSGEYMPMPLRRVEIPKADGKTRQLGIPAVRDRVVQQSLKEVLEPIFEERFHPSSYGYRKGRNAWQAVEKAKAFASKYGLCNVVELDLSKCFDTLDHEKIIDSVAERVSDGKILKLIRAMLKSGVMEDGVWKATETGSPQGGVISPLLANIYLDEFDQKMKARGIRIVRYADDILIFSKTQEEAREFLAIAINILEIDMKLKVNRNKTRITTLEEGFHFLGFEIKGERVGIEKSRLKRFKGKVKGLTRRNQSTPVKEIVKELNPLLRGFASYFRIVDLQSTLRGLLSWIRRRLRAIILHQWKSTKKLNRVLRRAGWEEKVNLRMNKWRSSHTKAVNYAIPNRFFEEMNLFDMTSYYHPLSKYPILDP
- a CDS encoding HAD family hydrolase, which codes for MIKAVIFDMDGVMIDSERLYREACTEIVSRYGGTVTPELFDKQMGLKMEETQRVVVEIARLPLTPQEFGRMYIERFLEIARERLGPNPGLVELLEFLSPRVKLGIASSTEKSVIMEIVEQIGVGRYFQTIVGGDEISRSKPDPAIYLHAASLLGCDPEECIVIEDSPNGIKSGTAAGMEVFAVLHDENRHLDLSGAGKVFENLVEVGEYLRRRDGLSSRRC
- the ltrA gene encoding group II intron reverse transcriptase/maturase is translated as MQEKEMKYYSLIDKVYSEKNLLKAYHRVNSNRGAPGIDGVTVKSFGEKLLEEIERLSEEVKSGEYMPMPLRRVEIPKGNGETRQLGIPAVRDRVVQQSLKEVLEPIFEERFHPSSYGYRKGRNAWQAVEKAKAFASKYGLCNVVELDLSKCFDTLDHEKIIDSVAERVSDGKILKLIRAMLKSGVMEDGVWKATETGSPQGGVISPLLANIYLDEFDQKMKARGIRIVRYADDILIFSKTQEEAREFLAIAINILEIDMKLKVNRNKTRITTLEEGFHFLGFEIVNINRKCEKTSIGNVEKHQRFL
- a CDS encoding BMP family ABC transporter substrate-binding protein; translation: MKVRLVFVMFVLLALSIQAMPLRVGFVYVGPTDDGGWSQKHDEGRLYLEKVFGHEIETEYAENVVEGEQDLEIMRSFAEHDFDIVFSTSFGFMDDVVEIAANYPKTIFMHCSGYKTSENLGTYFGRIYEPGYLTGLIAGSLTKSNIIGYVATFKIPEVIRGINAFAIGVEKVNPDARIHVIWTETWFDPSEEEEAAIALMDIGADIIAQSQDSPAAVQAAGNRGIYAIGYNTDMSAFSPKTFLASPVWNWGVFYERVVREVMDKKWKSYQYWGGIKDKIVDISMSSLVPQTIADIVVAEREKIISSDLHPFEGPLYDQSGNMRYAAGERPSDEELLSMDWFVRNVVGEPK
- a CDS encoding AraC family transcriptional regulator encodes the protein MEEKRLDQNLYSTYLSRINSVLDYIEQHLAETLTLEELSDVANFSRFHFHRIFFVFMGETLSHFIWRLRLEKAAVLLVNDSKKTVSEIALDCGFSSPSSFSRSFKKYFELTPLEWRKEKLAQSNLDQEEGNFDHTQSNERKASFPAPIYNRSVEIMMRRMNMEKMGKSVTIKQLPETDVAYVRYIGPYAGDEKLFKTLFNKLCAWAGPRGLLQRPDAQYLIIYHDNPDVTEEDKLRLSVCVTVPKNTRVEGEIGKMTIMAGEYAVARFELDSSEYGKAWDWLYGQWLPQSGYLPDDRLPFELYPTDVKSECEEKKVVDIYLPVKKI
- a CDS encoding GNAT family N-acetyltransferase — its product is MTDIRKLEEISMNAWPGVYVRFYDGWVMRCAGGYTNRANSILPLYESREYLMRKINDAELFCSSRGLQTIFKMTSISLPSELDRALEGKGYVERDRAIVMTKELSGAKRDLSDLDIFTTPSREWLGSFTRLSKKAAENEYWLGRILDSIVPEAFYVILKKSEETVGCAMAVREDEYFGLFGITIGQGYRRMGYGKELTEKLLALAGREGARIAYLQVDIVNDVAIKLYSSLGFEEAYQYWYRVKV
- a CDS encoding ArsR/SmtB family transcription factor; the protein is MIAGYFEIYDLTMAIHFSLNTGPVEKVLKTLGVDYEPTKELIDFRDTLLQDSEWTTRMYTTFMDELGVMAPILFPIKQKMLDGMVVTIEESLNISDEGLQMIRDRFIQVLADRRLRVSYETLLKMLLEQPSEVARAIDTIEGISADTIWFINQLLFFPKTAMDFLVANTLKILKLYEKSGLRELNLKTIRNYFENQSSQKIKDAFLNYLDYYDIAPDESKPLYIALQNSVSRTNSGLMTYPTFHLLIMGLEEVTQDFSGRIPKEVRLQSLLKVLSDETRFRILKRLNFQPVPQKRLVEFTGLAKSTISYHMGLLFKSSLIDIDPFSNIVSVRKETLRKAAADIRNLLAIKEKKQ